Proteins encoded by one window of Salvia splendens isolate huo1 chromosome 5, SspV2, whole genome shotgun sequence:
- the LOC121804905 gene encoding proteasome subunit alpha type-3-like isoform X1: protein MSSIGTGYDLSVTTFSPDGRVFQIEYAAKAVDNSGTVVAIKCKDGIVMGVEKLIASKMLLPGSNRRIHSVHRHSGMAVAGLAADGRQIVTRAKSEATNYERVYGEAIPVKELAERVASYVHLCTLYWWLRPFGCGVIVGGYDRDGPQLYMIEPSGISDTSVQPLEKEDRLLKQMTCRQGVIEVAKIIYGVHDEAKDKAFELELSWVCDESNCQHEKVPENLLEEAKAAAKAALEEMDAD, encoded by the exons ATGAGCAGCATAGGCACAGGCTACGATCTATCGGTGACGACATTCTCACCGGACGGCCGCGTTTTCCAGATCGAATATGCCGCCAAAGCCGTCGACAACAGCGGCACCGTCGTTGCCATCAAATGCAAAGACGGTATCGTCATG GGAGTTGAGAAGCTGATTGCTTCCAAGATGCTGCTGCCAGGCTCCAATCGAAGAATCCACTCCGTTCATCGTCACTCCGGCATG GCTGTTGCCGGATTAGCTGCTGATGGCAGGCAGATTGTTACACGAGCAAAGTCTGAAGCAACTAACTATGAGAG GGTTTATGGTGAAGCAATTCCTGTTAAAGAACTTGCTGAACGAGTGGCTAGTTACGTGCATTTGTGCACACTTTATTGGTGGCTCAG GCCTTTTGGTTGTGGAGTGATTGTGGGAGGTTATGATAGGGATGGGCCACAGTTGTACATGATCGAACCTTCTGGAATATC AGATACTTCGGTGCAGCCATTGGAAAAGGAAGACAGGCTGCTAAAAC AGATGACATGCCGACAAGGTGTCATTGAGGTGGCCAAGAT CATCTATGGGGTTCATGATGAGGCCAAGGACAAGGCCTTTGAACTCGAACTGAGCTGGGTCTGTGATGAGTCAAACTGCCAGCATGAAAAG GTTCCAGAAAATCTACTAGAGGAAGCCAAGGCAGCAGCTAAAGCTGCTCTTGAAGAAATGGATGCAGATTAA
- the LOC121804905 gene encoding proteasome subunit alpha type-3-like isoform X2, which yields MSSIGTGYDLSVTTFSPDGRVFQIEYAAKAVDNSGTVVAIKCKDGIVMGVEKLIASKMLLPGSNRRIHSVHRHSGMAVAGLAADGRQIVTRAKSEATNYERVYGEAIPVKELAERVASYVHLCTLYWWLRPFGCGVIVGGYDRDGPQLYMIEPSGISYLSEMTCRQGVIEVAKIIYGVHDEAKDKAFELELSWVCDESNCQHEKVPENLLEEAKAAAKAALEEMDAD from the exons ATGAGCAGCATAGGCACAGGCTACGATCTATCGGTGACGACATTCTCACCGGACGGCCGCGTTTTCCAGATCGAATATGCCGCCAAAGCCGTCGACAACAGCGGCACCGTCGTTGCCATCAAATGCAAAGACGGTATCGTCATG GGAGTTGAGAAGCTGATTGCTTCCAAGATGCTGCTGCCAGGCTCCAATCGAAGAATCCACTCCGTTCATCGTCACTCCGGCATG GCTGTTGCCGGATTAGCTGCTGATGGCAGGCAGATTGTTACACGAGCAAAGTCTGAAGCAACTAACTATGAGAG GGTTTATGGTGAAGCAATTCCTGTTAAAGAACTTGCTGAACGAGTGGCTAGTTACGTGCATTTGTGCACACTTTATTGGTGGCTCAG GCCTTTTGGTTGTGGAGTGATTGTGGGAGGTTATGATAGGGATGGGCCACAGTTGTACATGATCGAACCTTCTGGAATATCGTAT CTTTCAGAGATGACATGCCGACAAGGTGTCATTGAGGTGGCCAAGAT CATCTATGGGGTTCATGATGAGGCCAAGGACAAGGCCTTTGAACTCGAACTGAGCTGGGTCTGTGATGAGTCAAACTGCCAGCATGAAAAG GTTCCAGAAAATCTACTAGAGGAAGCCAAGGCAGCAGCTAAAGCTGCTCTTGAAGAAATGGATGCAGATTAA
- the LOC121804905 gene encoding proteasome subunit alpha type-3-like isoform X3, whose product MSSIGTGYDLSVTTFSPDGRVFQIEYAAKAVDNSGTVVAIKCKDGIVMGVEKLIASKMLLPGSNRRIHSVHRHSGMAVAGLAADGRQIVTRAKSEATNYERVYGEAIPVKELAERVASYVHLCTLYWWLRPFGCGVIVGGYDRDGPQLYMIEPSGISYRYFGAAIGKGRQAAKTDIEKLKLSEMTCRQGVIEVAKIIYGVHDEAKDKAFELELSWVCDESNCQHEKVPENLLEEAKAAAKAALEEMDAD is encoded by the exons ATGAGCAGCATAGGCACAGGCTACGATCTATCGGTGACGACATTCTCACCGGACGGCCGCGTTTTCCAGATCGAATATGCCGCCAAAGCCGTCGACAACAGCGGCACCGTCGTTGCCATCAAATGCAAAGACGGTATCGTCATG GGAGTTGAGAAGCTGATTGCTTCCAAGATGCTGCTGCCAGGCTCCAATCGAAGAATCCACTCCGTTCATCGTCACTCCGGCATG GCTGTTGCCGGATTAGCTGCTGATGGCAGGCAGATTGTTACACGAGCAAAGTCTGAAGCAACTAACTATGAGAG GGTTTATGGTGAAGCAATTCCTGTTAAAGAACTTGCTGAACGAGTGGCTAGTTACGTGCATTTGTGCACACTTTATTGGTGGCTCAG GCCTTTTGGTTGTGGAGTGATTGTGGGAGGTTATGATAGGGATGGGCCACAGTTGTACATGATCGAACCTTCTGGAATATCGTAT AGATACTTCGGTGCAGCCATTGGAAAAGGAAGACAGGCTGCTAAAAC TGACATCGAAAAATTAAAGCTTTCAGAGATGACATGCCGACAAGGTGTCATTGAGGTGGCCAAGAT CATCTATGGGGTTCATGATGAGGCCAAGGACAAGGCCTTTGAACTCGAACTGAGCTGGGTCTGTGATGAGTCAAACTGCCAGCATGAAAAG GTTCCAGAAAATCTACTAGAGGAAGCCAAGGCAGCAGCTAAAGCTGCTCTTGAAGAAATGGATGCAGATTAA
- the LOC121804904 gene encoding uncharacterized protein LOC121804904, with translation MEGISPDQESADSATKKSSISSGGRAQDRKEFLCRFVDSEVLKENLEEWLEDIVEDNLRSAFDLPFELIDLQKFDYALEGVPFQQLIRMPSAIYASTSSDVEATAYLALEDFLHASVNGMWEAFWGPEDNMMPFYVSSLYEGNLKFYQAEQAIAKGKVGGLCASAIMLRNPRHPQGKWDDIIQLALLRPDIGNHASAEENSNPPVSTICEALFLAFRVLLARSISRSNIPLSLNSVFVLLVDSNCGGVVKVEGDLSKLDCDLNNVYESAAAWIKNHSKIAISPVDRIWNKLGNANWGDIGALQVLYATFQSITQYAGMPKNTIEDLAADHSSRLQARRIERQLENTRVNGNGLFRFQHRNASPEIVEVQEESVKVDSAKTLKLEVGSVLMVEDSNWQNGYQINEVLNDGEIQYYIASPIQDSGKAYFLYVGSHPSQLEPAWEDMKLWYQVQRQTKVLGIMKQKGFSSKYLPEVIASGRVIHPGQCRKTNTGGNCDQPWCGTPILVTSPVGRTVSEMVRAGQFGTVEAIRCCHDCLSALSTSASSGIRHGDIRPENIICVNPGLRQPYFVLIGWGHAILEERDRPALNLHFSSTSALQEGKLFSASDAESLVYMLYFCSGGDLPVLDSVEGALQWRETAWSRRLIQQKLGDISAVLKAFADYVDSLCGTPYSVDYEIWLRRLKRQINEGDSGKEVETSS, from the exons ATGGAAG GTATATCACCAGATCAGGAATCAGCAGATTCAGCAACCAAAAAGTCCAGTATCTCCTCAGGTGGTAGGGCTCAGGATAGAAAGGAGTTTCTTTGTAGATTTGTGGACAGTGAAGTCCTGAAGGAAAATCTTGAGGAGTGGCTTGAGGATATAGTTGAAGATAATCTGAGGTCTGCCTTTGATCTTCCTTTCGAGTTAATAGATCTTCAGAAGTTCGATTATGCCCTAGAAGGTGTTCCCTTTCAACAGCTAATTCGGATGCCTAGTGCTATTTATGCTTCAACATCCAGTGACGTGGAGGCGACAGCTTATCTTGCTCTTGAGGATTTTTTGCATGCAAGTGTGAATGGCATGTGGGAAGCTTTCTGGGGGCCTGAAGATAATATGATGCCTTTCTATGTTTCCTCTCTATATGAAGGAAACTTGAAATTTTACCAAGCTGAGCAGGCCATAGCAAAAGGTAAAGTTGGAGGCCTTTGTGCATCGGCTATAATGCTAAGGAACCCAAGACATCCACAAGGGAAGTGGGATGATATCATTCAGTTGGCATTGCTGAGACCTGATATTGGAAATCATGCTTCAGCAGAGGAGAACTCTAATCCTCCTGTCTCTACTATTTGTGAAGCTTTATTCCTTGCTTTCCGTGTGCTGCTTGCCAGAAGCATCAGCAGATCTAATATCCCTCTGAGTTTGAATTCTGTGTTCGTACTTCTAGTTGACTCTAATTGTGGTGGCGTCGTTAAAGTTGAAGGTGATTTGAGTAAGCTGGACTGTGATCTGAATAATGTCTACGAATCTGCTGCCGCATGGATAAAAAACCATTCAAAAATTGCAATCTCGCCTGTTGATAGGATCTGGAACAAGCTTGGAAATGCTAACTGGGGTGATATTGGGGCTTTACAGGTGCTTTATGCTACATTTCAATCTATAACACAATATGCTGGAATGCCTAAGAACACTATAGAAGATTTAGCTGCTGACCACAGTTCCCGTCTTCAAGCCAGGAGGATTGAAAGGCAGTTGGAGAATACAAGGGTGAATGGTAATGGTTTATTTCGCTTCCAACATCGCAATGCTTCGCCCGAGATTGTAGAGGTACAAGAGGAATCTGTTAAAGTGGATTCTGCAAAGACACTGAAGCTTGAAGTAGGATCTGTATTGATGGTGGAGGATTCAAACTGGCAGAATGGTTATCAGATAAATGAGGTTCTGAATGATGGGGAGATTCAATATTACATTGCATCTCCCATTCAAGATTCAGGAAAGGCTTACTTTCTGTATGTTGGTTCGCATCCATCACAATTGGAACCAGCTTGGGAAGATATGAAGCTATGGTATCAAGTACAGAGGCAAACTAAAGTACTCGGTATTATGAAACAAAAAGGATTTTCCAGTAAGTATCTTCCCGAAGTGATTGCATCGGGCCGGGTGATTCATCCTGGCCAGTGTCGGAAAACAAACACAGGTGGAAATTGTGATCAGCCCTGGTGTGGGACTCCTATTCTAGTGACCAGTCCAGTTGGTAGGACTGTATCTGAAATGGTGAGAGCTGGCCAGTTCGGTACTGTCGAGGCTATCAGGTGCTGCCATGATTGTTTATCTGCTCTCTCAACCTCTGCCTCGTCTGGGATTCGGCATGGGGATATCAGGCCAGAAAACATTATCTGCGTAAATCCTGGTCTCAGGCAGCCTTATTTCGTCCTTATCGGTTGGGGGCATGCCATTTTGGAAGAAAGGGATCGTCCGGCATTAAATCTTCATTTCTCTTCTACTTCTGCTCTTCAAGAAGGGAAGTTGTTCTCTGCTTCTGATGCTGAAAGCCTAGTATATATGCTCTACTTctgctctggtggagatttacCTGTTCTGGATTCAGTCGAAGGAGCACTACAATGGAGGGAAACAGCTTGGTCAAGGAGGCTGATTCAGCAGAAGCTGGGTGACATCTCTGCTGTCCTGAAAGCATTTGCAGATTATGTTGACAGTCTATGTGGTACACCATACTCCGTTGACTATGAAATCTGGTTAAGAAGATTGAAAAGACAGATTAACGAAGGTGACAGTGGAAAGGAAGTTGAAACATCGAGCTAG